One segment of Curtobacterium sp. MR_MD2014 DNA contains the following:
- a CDS encoding class I SAM-dependent DNA methyltransferase has product MTMHDTVTFGAGGGEPYARALQTDGHLRLTDPERPDVEVTMDVGRWSAAADRIDRSLLEGADGPVIDIGCGPGRMLVAARALGIPSLGVDVSAEAVAIARRSGGTAVQGSVFDPIPDEGRWDTALVIDGNIGIGGDPVALLARCGEIVRDGGRVVVETHVDRAADRAFTAHVVDVDGNRSEGFPWAEVGVDALLRHAATAGLRARQSWTADGRTFCELVA; this is encoded by the coding sequence ATGACGATGCACGACACCGTCACGTTCGGCGCCGGCGGCGGCGAGCCGTACGCCCGCGCCCTGCAGACCGACGGCCACCTGCGCCTGACCGACCCGGAGCGTCCCGACGTCGAGGTCACGATGGACGTCGGCCGGTGGAGCGCCGCAGCCGACCGGATCGACCGTTCCCTCCTCGAGGGCGCGGACGGCCCCGTGATCGACATCGGGTGCGGCCCCGGTCGCATGCTCGTCGCCGCCCGGGCGCTCGGCATCCCCTCGCTCGGCGTGGACGTCTCCGCCGAGGCCGTCGCGATCGCCCGACGCTCCGGCGGCACGGCCGTGCAGGGCTCGGTGTTCGACCCGATCCCCGACGAGGGCCGCTGGGACACCGCCCTCGTGATCGACGGCAACATCGGCATCGGCGGCGACCCGGTCGCGCTCCTGGCCCGGTGCGGCGAGATCGTCCGCGACGGCGGCCGCGTGGTCGTCGAGACCCACGTGGACCGCGCGGCGGACCGTGCGTTCACCGCGCACGTGGTCGACGTGGACGGCAACCGGAGCGAGGGCTTCCCGTGGGCCGAGGTCGGCGTCGACGCACTCCTCCGTCACGCGGCCACGGCGGGGCTGCGAGCCCGGCAGAGCTGGACCGCCGACGGACGGACGTTCTGCGAACTCGTCGCGTGA
- a CDS encoding TIGR04282 family arsenosugar biosynthesis glycosyltransferase, producing MTDVTVVVVAKECLPGKVKTRLTPALTPEGAARVASAALADTIATVRALPASRRVLLYDGVVLPEGTDDFEVLHQVGGGLDERLGAMFDAMTGPTLLVGMDTPQATSEHLAPVFDDPERDAWFGPADDGGFWSLYLREPDGALLRGVPMSQDDTGAVQLARLTDAGLSVGTLPALLDVDTVADAEQVAALAPTSRFATAFAAEHDTTMTTTTGGAR from the coding sequence ATGACGGACGTCACGGTGGTCGTCGTGGCCAAGGAGTGCCTGCCCGGCAAGGTCAAGACCCGGCTGACGCCGGCCCTGACCCCGGAGGGTGCTGCCCGCGTCGCCTCGGCCGCGCTGGCCGACACGATCGCGACGGTGCGTGCCCTGCCCGCCTCGCGTCGCGTGCTGCTCTACGACGGCGTCGTCCTGCCCGAGGGCACCGACGACTTCGAGGTCCTGCACCAGGTCGGCGGCGGCCTCGACGAGCGCCTCGGGGCGATGTTCGACGCGATGACCGGTCCGACGCTGCTCGTCGGCATGGACACCCCGCAGGCCACCTCCGAGCACCTCGCACCCGTGTTCGACGACCCGGAACGCGACGCGTGGTTCGGTCCGGCGGACGACGGTGGCTTCTGGTCGCTGTACCTGCGCGAGCCCGACGGCGCCCTGCTCCGCGGCGTCCCGATGTCGCAGGACGACACGGGCGCCGTGCAGCTCGCGCGCCTGACCGACGCCGGCCTGTCGGTCGGCACCCTGCCCGCGCTGCTCGACGTCGACACCGTCGCGGACGCCGAGCAGGTCGCCGCCCTCGCGCCGACCTCGCGCTTCGCCACGGCCTTCGCCGCCGAGCACGACACGACCATGACCACGACGACCGGAGGTGCCCGATGA
- a CDS encoding glycosyltransferase family 2 protein → MDHMTVDVILPCLDEADALPRVIGRLPEGYRAIVVDNGSTDGSADVARAHGATVVTEPVKGFGSACAAGVAAATAEYVAFCDADASMDPAELPDLVARVADGRTDLALGRRVPTTRGAWAPHARFANRVLAVLMRRATGYRLRDLGPMRVMRRADLVALDLQDRRSGYPLEMVLAAHAAGWRVDESDIGYAQRVGDSKVTGTLRGTVNAVRDMSRLLREYGREARPRVVAPGPARDVAGSTTEGARS, encoded by the coding sequence ATGGACCACATGACCGTCGACGTGATCCTCCCCTGCCTGGACGAGGCGGACGCGCTCCCGCGCGTCATCGGCCGCCTGCCCGAGGGGTACCGCGCCATCGTCGTCGACAACGGCTCGACCGACGGATCCGCCGACGTCGCCCGCGCCCACGGCGCGACGGTCGTCACCGAACCGGTCAAGGGCTTCGGCTCGGCGTGTGCCGCCGGCGTCGCCGCCGCGACCGCGGAGTACGTCGCGTTCTGCGACGCCGATGCCTCGATGGACCCCGCGGAGCTGCCCGACCTCGTCGCCCGCGTGGCCGACGGGCGGACCGACCTCGCCCTCGGTCGGCGCGTGCCGACCACCCGTGGCGCGTGGGCGCCGCACGCCCGCTTCGCGAACCGCGTGCTCGCGGTCCTGATGCGCCGCGCGACCGGCTACCGCCTCCGCGACCTCGGTCCGATGCGCGTCATGCGCCGCGCCGACCTGGTCGCCCTCGACCTGCAGGACCGACGCAGCGGCTACCCGCTCGAGATGGTCCTGGCGGCACACGCGGCCGGGTGGCGGGTCGACGAGTCCGACATCGGGTACGCCCAGCGCGTCGGTGACAGCAAGGTCACCGGCACGCTCCGCGGGACGGTCAACGCCGTCCGCGACATGTCCCGTCTGCTGCGCGAGTACGGCCGGGAGGCACGCCCCCGCGTGGTCGCGCCCGGTCCGGCCCGCGACGTGGCCGGGTCCACCACGGAAGGAGCACGCTCATGA
- a CDS encoding NAD-dependent epimerase/dehydratase family protein, with protein sequence MSRLLVTGGAGFIGSAIVRRALAEGHEVRVLDSLRDDVHGDPAEVVRAHEQQGLSFVHGDVRDRVALEAALDGVDVVCHQAAKVGLGVDFQDAPDYVSSNDAGTAHVLAGMDRHGIGRLVVASSMVVYGEGAYETADGEPMRPPARRREDLDAGRFDPIGPDGRALVPGLIDESAALDPRNVYAQTKVAQEHLASSWARATGGTAIALRYHNVYGPGMPSNTPYAGVASLFRSALARGEAPRVFEDGRQRRDFVHVDDVAGANAASIAATAELPAETFRAYNVGSGVVHTIGDMAAAIAGPDGPQPVVTGEYRLGDVRHVTASSERIRSELGWHAQVDFEQGMRDFATAPLRAAVQR encoded by the coding sequence GTGAGCCGCCTGCTCGTCACCGGCGGCGCGGGCTTCATCGGGTCCGCGATCGTCCGTCGCGCCCTCGCCGAGGGGCACGAGGTCCGCGTGCTCGACTCCCTGCGCGACGACGTGCACGGCGACCCGGCCGAGGTCGTCCGCGCCCACGAGCAGCAGGGCCTGTCGTTCGTGCACGGTGACGTCCGTGACCGCGTCGCCCTCGAGGCGGCGCTCGACGGCGTCGACGTCGTCTGCCACCAGGCGGCCAAGGTCGGCCTCGGCGTCGACTTCCAGGACGCCCCGGACTACGTGTCGTCCAACGACGCCGGGACCGCGCACGTGCTCGCGGGCATGGACCGGCACGGCATCGGCCGCCTGGTCGTCGCGAGCTCGATGGTGGTCTACGGCGAGGGCGCCTACGAGACCGCCGACGGTGAACCGATGCGGCCGCCGGCACGACGACGCGAGGACCTCGACGCCGGACGCTTCGACCCGATCGGGCCCGACGGTCGCGCGCTCGTGCCCGGGCTGATCGACGAGTCGGCCGCCCTGGACCCCCGCAACGTCTACGCGCAGACGAAGGTCGCGCAGGAGCACCTGGCCTCGTCGTGGGCCCGCGCGACCGGCGGTACCGCGATCGCCCTGCGCTACCACAACGTCTACGGGCCGGGCATGCCGTCGAACACCCCGTACGCCGGTGTCGCGTCGCTCTTCCGCTCTGCCCTGGCCCGCGGCGAGGCACCCCGCGTCTTCGAGGACGGCCGCCAGCGTCGCGACTTCGTGCACGTGGACGACGTCGCGGGTGCCAACGCCGCGTCGATCGCCGCGACCGCGGAGCTGCCCGCCGAGACCTTCCGCGCGTACAACGTGGGCTCGGGCGTCGTCCACACCATCGGTGACATGGCCGCGGCCATCGCCGGGCCGGACGGCCCGCAGCCGGTCGTCACCGGGGAGTACCGACTCGGAGACGTCCGGCACGTCACGGCGTCGTCCGAGCGGATCCGTTCGGAGCTCGGCTGGCACGCGCAGGTCGACTTCGAGCAGGGCATGCGTGACTTCGCGACCGCACCGCTCCGCGCCGCCGTGCAGCGGTGA
- a CDS encoding MTAP family purine nucleoside phosphorylase, whose product MTTTEPVDGTTARIGVIGGSGLYRLFEEGTADEITLDTPYGPTSSPITVGTMAGKRVAFLTRHGREHSVAPHLINHRANVWALRSLGVRAIVSSSAVGGLHPDYAPGTFVVTDQLIDRTWGRKDTFFEDQVQHLSFADPFDPVLRRAAIDAVAALDVPFRPTGTCVVIQGPRFSTRAESTWMREAGGHTINMTMTPEVPLAAELGIGTVNLSFVTDADAGLAPIEDEAARSTEAPVTHGAVMERLARANEVIVRAIGGVVAALPDDYTPRELVPAAASASVLGATA is encoded by the coding sequence GTGACCACGACCGAACCTGTGGACGGAACGACGGCTCGCATCGGGGTGATCGGGGGCTCCGGCCTCTACCGCCTCTTCGAGGAGGGCACCGCCGACGAGATCACCCTGGACACGCCCTACGGCCCGACGTCGAGTCCGATCACGGTCGGCACGATGGCCGGCAAGCGCGTCGCGTTCCTCACCCGCCACGGTCGCGAGCACTCGGTCGCCCCGCACCTGATCAACCACCGCGCGAACGTCTGGGCTCTCCGGTCCCTCGGCGTGCGTGCGATCGTCTCGTCGAGCGCGGTCGGTGGCCTGCACCCGGACTACGCCCCCGGCACCTTCGTCGTGACCGACCAGCTGATCGACCGCACCTGGGGCCGGAAGGACACGTTCTTCGAGGACCAGGTGCAGCACCTGTCCTTCGCCGACCCCTTCGACCCGGTGCTCCGCCGCGCCGCGATCGACGCCGTCGCCGCGCTCGACGTGCCCTTCCGGCCGACGGGCACGTGCGTCGTCATCCAGGGCCCGCGCTTCTCGACCCGCGCGGAGTCGACCTGGATGCGCGAGGCCGGCGGCCACACGATCAACATGACGATGACGCCCGAGGTGCCGCTCGCTGCCGAGCTCGGCATCGGCACGGTCAACCTGTCCTTCGTGACCGACGCCGACGCCGGCCTGGCCCCCATCGAGGACGAGGCGGCACGGTCCACCGAGGCCCCTGTCACCCACGGCGCCGTCATGGAGCGCCTGGCCCGCGCGAACGAGGTCATCGTCCGCGCCATCGGTGGCGTCGTCGCCGCGTTGCCCGACGACTACACCCCGCGCGAGCTCGTCCCCGCTGCCGCCAGCGCCAGCGTCCTCGGGGCGACGGCGTGA